A single region of the Bicyclus anynana chromosome 14, ilBicAnyn1.1, whole genome shotgun sequence genome encodes:
- the LOC112043543 gene encoding cuticle protein 10.9-like translates to MSSITWLAYAFVLVCVSVQVSPAPAPAPAPQEENYPPMPYEYKYDVEDQEKLLYFGANESGDAQGKVVGGYKVLHPDGRLMTVEYTVQGDSGFVPIIKFEQNANPFGKRK, encoded by the exons ATGTCATCAATAACGTGGTTGGCGTACGCATTTGTGCTGGTGTGTGTGAGCGTACAAGTGTCGCCCGCCCCCGCACCCGCACCCGCTCCACAAGAAGAAAACTACCCTCCAATGCCG TATGAATACAAATACGACGTAGAAGACCAAGAGAAGCTGCTCTACTTCGGAGCGAACGAGTCCGGTGACGCACAGGGCAAGGTTGTTGGCGGTTACAAGGTCCTGCATCCTGACGGACGGCTGATGACCGTGGAGTACACGGTGCAAGGGGACAGCGGTTTCGTACCAATCATCAAGTTCGAACAAAACGCTAACCCCTTCGGAAAACGGAAGTAG